Genomic window (Pradoshia sp. D12):
TTCCGGTTGTGATGGTTGAATTGTAGCTCCAATTTTCCAATTTGTTAAAGGTAGCGATTTGCAGGGAGGATACAAAGGCAATGCTCATAGTGACAATCATATTCGGTACACTTCCTGGTAACCAACCGACAATAAATAAAATGACACACTCCAGTATTAAAACTGCTCGTCTATGCATATCGTGTTTGTCTTTGATGTATTCGGCTGTTAACACGCCGGCAATAAAAGCTAAAAAAGGCGGTACATTCTGAATGGCTGCACCGTATTTTGTGCTGGCTGCTCTCACCGCAAATAAAACGGTATTTCCTGTTTGTGCAGTTGCAAAAACTCCGTCCCTTGTAACGTATGTATAAGCATCTAAAAACCCACCTACTAATGCCAGGATCATTCCCATAACTAAGGAATTAGCTGATAATGAAAGAAAATTTCTTATTCTATGTTCCATATATATCTCCTTACGACCAGCCCATTTTTAGCAAAAAGGAAGAGAACGTGGCTTTTATGAAAATGATTCCACATACCTACTTAGATTATTCAAAAAATCTTGAATGTCATTATCCGAAAAATAAGTGGATGAGGAAACGGATGCGATTTTTTTGCATTTTAGATGGACGGAGAAGCTAACTGCTACTAAAGAATGTAAATGATTTATTACGCACTATTAGACCGTTTGCTCGAGGAAGAGGGGAGATGAAATAGAGGGAGTTATCTTTGCAAAGAATGAAGAACCTCCATTAGTAACTAGAGGTTCTTCATTCTTTTTAGGCTTTAATTTTCTTTACATTCATTTCTTTTAGAGAAACAACTTTTGTTTTCTTACTATATTTATATCCAAACCACAAAATTAGAAATAGCGGAAGACTGATATAGGATACTAATAAACCGTACCAATCTATAGTACCGCCAAATAAGGCATCGGTATTTTGGCCAAGTATGATCAGGGTACATAGTGTGGCAGCAGCGAGCGGTGCGAACGGGAACCATTTTGCTTTATAAGGAAGATCATTTACATCATATCCCTGAGCCACATATGCTCTGCGAAAACGATAGTGGCTAATGGCGATGCCAAGCCAGGCAATAAACCCAGATAAACCGGCTGCATTAATGAGCCAGACATAAACCACACCATCTCCAAAAAATGAACTTAAAAATGCCAGACAGCCAACCAGGCCAGTAGCAATTAAGGCATTGATGGGTACACCTTTTTTGCTCAATTTTCCAAGGAATTTTGGAGCATGTCCTCTTTCTGCTAAGTTCCATAGCATTCGGGCTGCTGCATACATTCCTGAGTTACCTGCTGAAAGAATGGCGGTCAGGATGATTGCGTTCATAACAGATGCAGCAAAGGCAATGCCAGCGCGCTCAAATAGAAGAGTGAAAGGACTTTTTACGACACTATCGGTAGCAGCAAGGTCCGGAGTAGTATAGGGAATCACTAAACCGATGATTAAGATAGAAAGAATAAAGAAAATTAAAATCCTCCAAAAAACTGAATTTACAGCTTTAGGAATAGTTTTTGCTGGTTCCTTACTTTCTCCGGCCGTAATCCCAATAAGCTCTGTCCCTTGAAATGAAAAACCAACGACCATAAAGACTCCTAATATAGCCATGATTCCTCCATTAAAAGGTGCATCATCAACTGTGAAATTCTTGAATCCAATGGCTTCTCCGCCCATAATTCCAAATATCATCAAGACACCTGTACCAATAAAAACAATAATGGCAATTACTTTTATTAATGAGAACCAATATTCTGACTCTCCGAAGCTTTTAACAGAGAGAGCGTTTAGTAGAAAAATAATGAGAAGAAATAATCCACTCCATAATGCTGAAGGGCTATCAGGAAACCAAAACTTCATTATTAACACAATCGCTGATAGCTCTGCTGCAATCGTGACTGCCCAACTATACCAGTAATTCCAGCCAAGTGCGAAGCCAAAGGCAGGATCGACGAACTTTTCTCCATAGATACTGAATGATCCCGCAACGGGCATATGTGCGGCCATCTCTCCCAGACTTGTCATTAAAAAATATACCATTATACCAACAATTGCGAAGGCAACAAGGGCACCGCCAGGACCGGCAGCATGAACTGTATTTCCACTAGCCAGAAATAATCCCGTACCAATCGTTCCGCCGAGAGAAATCATTGTTAAATGCCTGGTTTTTAAATCTCTTTTTAATTTTCTTTTCTTTTTACGTTTATATATAGGTGATGTTTCTTTAATGGCAGGTTCCATTATTATGCCTCTTTCCTTCTTTATGTCATTTATTAATTAGTAGTGTTATATACCAATTTAGCAAGCAAGCTTAAACATTTTTGTTAACAATCTAATATTTTAGAAAAAACAGTAAATTTATAATTTGGGAATAATAAAAATAGCGTGGGCAATGAGAAAAGAGCCTCTCTTCTTTACAGAGAAAGGCTCATTAAAACAGAGGGTAAGCTATTTATTTATGAGATTCGAGGTTTAGCGTTCCATCAATAATTTTATAAACTTTATCACAATAATCTATTAGTCTTGTATCGTGTGTGACCACAATGGTTGTTTTACCATGATTGGTAGTTGCATTTTTCAACATTTCCATTACCTCAAAGGCGCGGTCAGAATCAAGGGAGGCGGTTGGTTCATCAGCAAGAATGATACTAGGATCTGTATATAATGCTTTTGCTAATGCAACACGTTGGCGCTCACCACCCGATAAATCTGATGGGAAACTGGTAAGCAAATCCTCAATTCCAAGTGCCCTGTAAAGGCTTTGAATTTGAGTATTATCCATATTATCCTTCTTTACTTTATCCAGTAAATGCATTTGCTGATTTACTGTAAGAAAGGGTACAAGGTTAGAGGCTTGCAAAACAAAGCCTATTTCTTTTAAACGAATGGATGCTCGTTCTTTTTCCTTTAGGTTAGTCAGGTTTTGATCATTTACAATCACTTCACCGTTGCTTGGTGCTTGAAGACCGCCCGCAATGGTTAGAAAAGTACTTTTTCCAGAACCGGAAGGACCGATAACGGCAATTAATTCTCCTGAATCTGCCGAAAAGTTAGTAGTTTTTAATGCTTCGATTTCTGTACGGCCGGACATGAAAACTTTGTTGACCTCTTTTAATTCAAGTAATGCCATTATGTTAACCTCCTATCGCGTCTAAAGGATCGATTTTGACAATAGTCTGTACAGAGAATAGCGCTCCAAGTATAGATACAATAACCAGGACAGCAGCGTATATCAGCATATCCATATAGTTAAAGGCAACAGGAACAGCTGCTGGTAAGAAATATCCGGTTATAAGAGTTAGGGTGAAACCAACAATAACTCCTGCTAAGGATAGGATAAATGTTTGGGCAATCACTGATTTGGACAAATAGCTGTTGGAAATTCCCTGTGCTTTCATAACTCCGAAAATACTGATTTTTTGAATGGTTAATACATAAAGGAATATCGCCAGGATGACGGCAGATATGATAAATAGAAAATAGATCATAAAGGTTAATGTCAAGTTTTGTTCGGAATATCCGGGCATGTTTTCAATAAATGTTTGTGTTGAAACCACACTAAGTGAATCGTCGACAGCGACGCTTTCTAAGTTATCTGTACGAATGACATAACCATTAATTTGATCATCTTTTTGCTCTGCTGCATCACCAAAACGAACTTCCTGTATCGTTTCCAGTGATCCATACAATACTGGTGCAGCATTAAATTTTGCATCCTCAGTGAATCCGGTAATCGTAAGAGTGATGTCCGTAG
Coding sequences:
- a CDS encoding ABC transporter ATP-binding protein, which codes for MALLELKEVNKVFMSGRTEIEALKTTNFSADSGELIAVIGPSGSGKSTFLTIAGGLQAPSNGEVIVNDQNLTNLKEKERASIRLKEIGFVLQASNLVPFLTVNQQMHLLDKVKKDNMDNTQIQSLYRALGIEDLLTSFPSDLSGGERQRVALAKALYTDPSIILADEPTASLDSDRAFEVMEMLKNATTNHGKTTIVVTHDTRLIDYCDKVYKIIDGTLNLESHK
- a CDS encoding YoaK family protein, which encodes MEHRIRNFLSLSANSLVMGMILALVGGFLDAYTYVTRDGVFATAQTGNTVLFAVRAASTKYGAAIQNVPPFLAFIAGVLTAEYIKDKHDMHRRAVLILECVILFIVGWLPGSVPNMIVTMSIAFVSSLQIATFNKLENWSYNSTITTGNLRTASSAFYGAFIDRDSESKRKFKGFSAIILSFIFGALVGTYSSIHMGNTAIWIAASIILLTVILYHKNKGFMEDNNTS
- a CDS encoding amino acid permease yields the protein MEPAIKETSPIYKRKKKRKLKRDLKTRHLTMISLGGTIGTGLFLASGNTVHAAGPGGALVAFAIVGIMVYFLMTSLGEMAAHMPVAGSFSIYGEKFVDPAFGFALGWNYWYSWAVTIAAELSAIVLIMKFWFPDSPSALWSGLFLLIIFLLNALSVKSFGESEYWFSLIKVIAIIVFIGTGVLMIFGIMGGEAIGFKNFTVDDAPFNGGIMAILGVFMVVGFSFQGTELIGITAGESKEPAKTIPKAVNSVFWRILIFFILSILIIGLVIPYTTPDLAATDSVVKSPFTLLFERAGIAFAASVMNAIILTAILSAGNSGMYAAARMLWNLAERGHAPKFLGKLSKKGVPINALIATGLVGCLAFLSSFFGDGVVYVWLINAAGLSGFIAWLGIAISHYRFRRAYVAQGYDVNDLPYKAKWFPFAPLAAATLCTLIILGQNTDALFGGTIDWYGLLVSYISLPLFLILWFGYKYSKKTKVVSLKEMNVKKIKA
- a CDS encoding ABC transporter permease, which codes for MFLAWNEIKNNKLRFLLIVGVLTLVSYLVFFLSGLANGLENLNKEAVDKWEADGVILTDESDINLPQSTLAIGDFEGDGTDEYAILSQVNSIAKTDDIKTNVSLFGINEDEFIMPDVSEGKAFSKMGDVIADDSLKDEGFKIGDELSLSSTDITLTITGFTEDAKFNAAPVLYGSLETIQEVRFGDAAEQKDDQINGYVIRTDNLESVAVDDSLSVVSTQTFIENMPGYSEQNLTLTFMIYFLFIISAVILAIFLYVLTIQKISIFGVMKAQGISNSYLSKSVIAQTFILSLAGVIVGFTLTLITGYFLPAAVPVAFNYMDMLIYAAVLVIVSILGALFSVQTIVKIDPLDAIGG